From a single Miscanthus floridulus cultivar M001 chromosome 8, ASM1932011v1, whole genome shotgun sequence genomic region:
- the LOC136474340 gene encoding ammonium transporter 1 member 2-like yields the protein MATCATTLAPLLGPAANATEYLCNQFADTTAAVDSTYLLFSAYLVFAMQLGFAMLCAGSVRAKNTMNIMLTNVLDAAAGALFYYLFGFAFAYGTPSNGFIGKHFFGLKRLPQVGFDYDFFLFQWAFAIAAAGITSGSIAERTQFVAYLIYSAFLTGFVYPVVSHWVWSADGWASPSRTSGKLLFGSGIIDFAGSSVVHMVGGIAGLWGALIEGPRIGRFDHAGRSVALRGHSASLVVLGTFLLWFGWFGFNPGSFLTILKNYGPAGSIHGQWSAVGRTAVTTTLAGSTAALTTLFGKRLQTGHWNVVDVCNGLLGGFAAITAGCSVVDPWAAVICGFVSAWVLIGLNALAARLRFDDPLEAAQLHGGCGAWGVLFTGLFARREYVEQIYGTPGRPYGLFMGGGGRLLAANVVMILVIAAWVSVTMAPVFLALNKLGLLRVSAEDELAGMDQTRHGGFAYAYHDDDLSLSSRPKGTQSTQIAAASSGEF from the coding sequence ATGGCGACGTGCGCCACGACCCTCGCGCCGCTTCTGGGTCCGGCGGCGAACGCGACGGAGTACCTGTGCAACCAGTTCGCGGACACCACGGCGGCGGTGGACTCGACGTACCTGCTCTTCTCGGCGTACCTCGTCTTCGCCATGCAGCTCGGGTTCGCCATGCTCTGCGCGGGCTCCGTCCGCGCCAAGAACACCATGAACATCATGCTCACCAACGTgctcgacgccgccgccggcgcgctcTTCTACTACCTCTTCGGCTTCGCCTTCGCGTACGGGACCCCGTCCAACGGCTTCATCggcaagcacttcttcggcctcAAGCGGCTTCCCCAGGTCGGCTTCGACTACGACTTCTTCCTCTTCCAGTGGGCcttcgccatcgccgccgcgGGGATCACGTCGGGCTCCATCGCCGAGCGCACGCAGTTCGTGGCGTACCTCATCTACTCCGCCTTCCTCACCGGCTTCGTGTACCCGGTGGTGTCCCACTGGGTCTGGTCCGCCGACGGCTGGGCCTCGCCATCACGGACGTCGGGGAAGCTGCTCTTCGGCTCCGGCATCATCGACTTCGCCGGGTCCAGCGTCGTCCACATGGTGGGCGGCATCGCCGGCCTCTGGGGCGCCCTCATCGAGGGCCCCCGCATTGGGCGGTTCGACCACGCCGGCCGCTCCGTGGCGCTGCGCGGCCACAGCGCGTCGCTCGTCGTGCTCGGCACCTTCCTGCTGTGGTTCGGCTGGTTCGGGTTCAACCCCGGCTCGTTCCTCACCATCCTCAAGAACTACGGCCCCGCCGGCAGCATCCACGGCCAGTGGTCGGCCGTGGGCCGCACGGCGGTGACCACCACCCTCGCCGGCAGCACGGCGGCGCTCACGACGCTCTTCGGGAAGAGGCTCCAGACGGGGCACTGGAACGTGGTCGACGTCTGCAACGGCCTCCTGGGCGGCTTCGCGGCCATCACCGCGGGCTGCTCCGTGGTCGACCCCTGGGCGGCCGTCATCTGCGGGTTCGTGTCGGCGTGGGTGCTCATCGGGCTCAACGCGCTGGCCGCCAGGCTCCGGTTCGACGATCCGCTGGAGGCCGCGCAGCTGCACGGCGGGTGCGGCGCGTGGGGGGTCCTCTTCACGGGGCTGTTCGCTCGCAGGGAGTACGTGGAGCAGATCTACGGCACGCCGGGGCGGCCGTACGGCCTGTTCATGGGCGGCGGCGGGAGGCTGCTGGCCGCGAACGTGGTGATGATCCTGGTGATCGCCGCGTGGGTGAGCGTCACCATGGCCCCGGTGTTCCTGGCGCTCAACAAGCTGGGGCTGCTCCGCGTCTCGGCCGAGGACGAGCTGGCCGGCATGGACCAGACGCGGCACGGCGGGTTCGCGTACGCTTACCACGACGACGACTTGAGCTTGAGCAGCAGACCGAAGGGGACTCAGAGCACGCAGATCGCGGCCGCGTCCAGCGGCGAGTTCTAG
- the LOC136470370 gene encoding pentatricopeptide repeat-containing protein At1g33350-like translates to MRCSPQLSRRDFVAVLSRCSTRAHLEQLHAHAFVTGCAAAQATTFHLLRFAALRLSCLTYARHLFDATPHPNVFLYSAILSAYVSAAAAASPSSYAHARDALALFFRMLRHCRPAPNQFVYPLVLRAACDVGVGVGIVRSIHSHACKSCFCGYDVIRTSLLHGYSRHGMMADARKLFDGESSLHETLARVYTLRPKPPAAGLRFAPSEAWPISWSEFGTTPTVSGYARAGKVGDAIVLFERMPKRDVAAWNAIIAGCSQNGLFVEAVGIFGRMVDAGFWPNATTVSCVLSACGHLGMLKIGKLIHCYAWRTCVGFGSSVLNGLIDMYGKCGNLEGARWIFDEVSDRSLATWNSLINCLALHGHSKCAISVFNEMRGEGIEPDVVTFVGLLNACTHGGFVDEGIKYFELMQHEHRLEPEIEHYGCIIDLLGRAGRFQDALNVISDMRIEADEVI, encoded by the exons ATGCGCTGCTCGCCTCAGCTATCCCGCCGCGACTTCGTCGCCGTGCTCTCCCGCTGCTCCACCCGCGCGCACCTCGAGCAGCTCCATGCCCACGCCTTCGTCACGGGGTGCGCCGCCGCACAGGCCACCACCTTCCACCTGCTCCGCTTCGCCGCTCTCCGCCTTTCCTGCCTCACCTATGCCCGCCACCTCTTCGACGCCACGCCCCACCCCAACGTCTTCCTCTACTCCGCTATTCTCTCTGCATATGTCTCCGCCGCAGCCGCGGCCTCACCTTCATCCTACGCCCACGCCCGCGACGCGCTCGCCCTCTTCTTTCGCATGCTTCGTCACTGCCGCCCAGCGCCTAACCAGTTCGTGTACCCGCTCGTGCTCCGCGCTGCCTgcgacgtcggcgtcggcgtcggcattGTCAGGTCGATCCACTCCCACGCCTGCAAGAGCTGCTTCTGTGGATACGATGTCATAAGGACCTCACTCCTCCATGGTTATTCGAGGCACGGTATGATGGCCGACGCGCGCAAGCTGTTTGACG gagaatcaagtctccacgaaaccctagcaagggtgtatacgctccggcccaagcctccggcggcgggtctccgcttcgctccgtcagaagcctggcctatatcctggagtgaatttggaacaactccaacagtgTCCGGGTATGCAAGGGCAGGGAAGGTTGGGGATGCGATCGTGCTCTTCGAGCGGATGCCCAAAAGGGACGTGGCTGCATGGAACGCAATCATCGCAGGCTGCTCTCAGAACGGGCTGTTTGTGGAGGCGGTTGGGATTTTTGGGAGGATGGTGGACGCGGGGTTCTGGCCAAATGCAACCACCGTTTCTTGTGTACTATCTGCGTGTGGGCATCTTGGGATGCTGAAGATCGGGAAGTTGATCCACTGCTACGCGTGGAGGACCTGTGTTGGTTTTGGCTCATCCGTTCTGAATGGGTTGATTGATATGTACGGTAAATGTGGGAATCTGGAGGGGGCAAGGTGGATCTTTGATGAGGTTTCTGATAGAAGCCTAGCAACTTGGAATTCTCTGATCAATTGTCTGGCACTGCATGGGCACAGCAAGTGTGCAATATCGGTGTTTAATGAGATGAGGGGTGAAGGGATTGAACCTGATGTGGTTACTTTCGTTGGACTGTTGAATGCATGCACTCATGGAGGGTTCGTTGATGAAGGCATTAAGTACTTTGAATTGATGCAGCATGAGCACAGACTTGAACCGGAGATTGAACATTATGGGTGTATCATCGACCTTCTTGGTAGGGCAGGCCGGTTTCAGGATGCATTGAATGTTATCAGCGATATGAGAATTGAAGCAGATGAAGTCATATGA